The Eleutherodactylus coqui strain aEleCoq1 chromosome 13, aEleCoq1.hap1, whole genome shotgun sequence genome includes a window with the following:
- the LOC136587462 gene encoding uncharacterized protein → MPVCIVAGCPSGGRQKEHGVIVHVFPKDKNMIRAWLVQTGQDFGDLDQFVNKVYEGKKTDSFRLCSKHFTPDCYTHLDGWRKVLRKDAVPTIFHPPSLPSSSLGCNGKIPARKRRRMDRDGYLGPLGFCEHCGQQSISVPKVVSVGVNTESVIVKWDRSTQTDPKMNTRAVAVEHKIKTYRKKIQCNLPFNKNKMKLPTSDGNKTPHANLVFNAKVSSQGGNMVPSRDSSPTIRTPVALPSLSVDKGTVVQNIIVEKTPDSRSQQTSQNEPRPTFQASDVVQSSTEGDIEEAHHKKSIQKQGIVNPEILNHNLITERKFIVSESCLDALITMVSCKGPGPCGKPIMKIFKKRVGTFVSVYVTCADNHRTHLWESQPKKGNIPVGNLALSASILFSGATFRQVHNLFYHMGLECVRKSTYHKYQRKYLFPTVQQHWKKDQAKNLSRLGNSSICVVGDGQFDGPGRSARYCLYTLMDASTKKILNIQIEQMRPGISSTHLEKEAFQKSLEKLKKKNVRIKIICTDKCAGFKKLIKNDFKTMVHQFDVWHMVRSIGAKVLSASRRKYCGDLSAWVSAVKDHLWWSASTCDNNPELLLEKWNSLLNHTANEHTWSGNKLYHHCEHGFVEQHRLRRWLQWGSAAHNSLREIVLNPRLQNDLRHLFTFCHPGDIELFHSAISKYRPKRGDFVRDSVKARIRLAGLHHNYNLHRVQPEVRKATTRSLSRRRQAVCSKDRKHQFLCAVYEPSNQGFLLGIMMDVLELVDGNRSFGCREKVSATPLTMEL, encoded by the coding sequence ATGCCTGTCTGCATTGTCGCTGGATGTCCATCAGGAGGTCGCCAGAAAGAGCATGGAGTCATCGTTCATGTTTTTCCAAAAGACAAGAACATGATCAGGGCATGGCTGGTTCAGACAGGACAAGATTTCGGAGATCTGGACCAGTTTGTGAATAAGGTTTATGAGGGGAAAAAAACGGACAGCTTCAGACTGTGCTCCAAGCACTTCACTCCTGATTGTTACACACACTTGGATGGATGGCGCAAAGTTTTGAGAAAAGATGCCGTCCCCACCATCTTCCATCCTCCCAGTTTACCATCTAGTAGTTTAGGGTGCAATGGAAAAATTCCTGCTCGAAAACGACGCAGAATGGACCGAGATGGTTACCTAGGACCGCTTGGGTTTTGTGAACATTGCGGGCAGCAGTCAATCAGTGTCCCGAAAGTTGTCTCTGTTGGCGTTAACACCGAATCAGTCATTGTAAAGTGGGACCGCTCCACACAAACTGATCCAAAAATGAACACCAGGGCAGTTGCTGTAGAACATAAAATAAAGACCTATCGCAAAAAAATTCAGTGCAATCTGCCCTTTAACAAAAACAAAATGAAACTCCCAACTAGTGATGGCAACAAAACGCCACATGCCAATTTGGTTTTTAATGCAAAAGTAAGTTCACAGGGTGGCAACATGGTGCCCTCTCGTGATTCATCTCCAACCATCCGCACCCCAGTGGCTTTACCCTCCCTTTCAGTCGATAAAGGAACTGTTGTGCAGAATATCATTGTAGAAAAGACCCCCGATTCCAGATCACAACAAACTTCCCAAAATGAGCCTAGGCCCACGTTTCAAGCCTCAGATGTTGTGCAATCTTCCACAGAGGGTGACATTGAAGAAGCCCACCACAAAAAAAGTATCCAAAAACAAGGCATCGTGAATCCAGAAATTCTCAATCACAACTTGATAACCGAAAGAAAATTTATTGTTTCTGAATCGTGCCTGGATGCCCTGATCACAATGGTGTCCTGCAAAGGGCCCGGCCCGTGTGGGAAACCCATCATGAAAATCTTCAAAAAAAGAGTTGGAACCTTTGTTAGTGTATATGTTACCTGCGCAGACAACCAccgcacacatctatgggaaagcCAGCCTAAGAAAGGCAACATACCTGTAGGGAATCTGGCTCTCTCAGCATCGATTTTATTTAGTGGCGCTACCTTTAGGCAGGTGCACAATTTGTTTTACCATATGGGCCTTGAATGTGTTCGAAAATCCACCTACCACAAATATCAAAGAAAATATTTATTCCCAACAGTGCAACAACATTGGAAGAAGGACCAGGCCAAAAATCTGTCACGTTTGGGCAATTCTTCAATATGTGTGGTCGGTGATGGACAATTTGATGGCCCAGGCCGCAGTGCCAGGTATTGTCTGTACACATTAATGGATGCGTCCACTAAGAAAATACTTAACATCCAGATTGAGCAGATGCGGCCCGGAATTTCATCTACCCACTTGGAGAAAGAAGCTTTTCAAAAATCCTTAGAAAAACTTAAGAAAAAAAACGTACGCATCAAAATAATCTGTACTGACAAATGTGCTGGCTTTAAAAAGCTGATCAAGAATGATTTTAAGACTATGGTCCACCAGTTTGATGTGTGGCATATGGTAAGATCCATAGGGGCAAAGGTTCTTTCGGCAAGCCGAAGAAAGTATTGTGGGGACCTGAGCGCATGGGTGAGCGCTGTTAAGGATCACTTGTGGTGGTCCGCTAGCACATGCGATAACAATCCGGAACTGCTTCTTGAAAAGTGGAACTCGTTGCTAAACCATACGGCAAACGAGCACACTTGGTCTGGCAACAAACTATACCACCACTGTGAGCATGGGTTTGTAGAGCAACATCGGCTGAGGAGGTGGCTTCAGTGGGGAAGTGCTGCCCACAACTCCCTTCGAGAAATTGTGCTGAACCCAAGGTTACAGAATGACCTAAGGCACCTCTTCACATTTTGTCACCCGGGTGACATTGAGCTATTCCACAGCGCAATTTCAAAGTACCGTCCGAAGAGAGGCGATTTTGTCAGGGACAGCGTGAAGGCCAGGATTCGATTGGCGGGTCTACACCACAACTATAACCTTCACAGAGTCCAACCTGAAGTCAGGAAAGCCACCACCAGATCTTTAAGCCGAAGGCGTCAAGCTGTTTGCAGCAAGGACAGAAAGCATCAGTTCCTGTGTGCGGTTTATGAGCCAAGCAACCAGGGGTTCTTATTGGGAATTATGATGGATGTCTTGGAGTTGGTAGATGGAAACAGAAGCTTCGGCTGTAGAGAAAAGGTTTCGGCAACCCCATTGACAATGGAACTCTAG